The following proteins are co-located in the Fluviicola sp. genome:
- a CDS encoding NAD(P)-dependent oxidoreductase, producing MNQVKLGIIREGKVPPDKRVPLTPKQCKLVEMKFPQVKVLVQESEVRAFKDEEYRAEGIEVVKDLSDCDIIMGVKEVNIEDLIPGKKFLFFSHTIKKQPYNRKLLRAILDKKIQLIDYEVLKSKENKRIIGFGRYAGIVGAYNGIRAYGEKTNTFHLKPANECSGRKEMEDELHKAVFPQNMKLVLTGFGRVGYGAREIMDLLPFTEVSPEEFLSEEFDTPVFTHLEIEDYYKRKDGKPFSKSEFYATPDIYESSFKRYSEAADIYVACHFWSSKSPFILTEEDLRSDKNKIRVIADVSCDIQGPIASTIRSSKIADPFYGYDPKTGQECDWAQPDAIMVMAVDNLPCELPKDASEDFGNELIKSVFPHLFGDDPDNIIGRGSETDLNGNLTSYFAYLNDYVNQVTA from the coding sequence CTGGTTGAGATGAAGTTTCCGCAAGTCAAAGTACTTGTACAGGAAAGCGAAGTCCGTGCATTTAAGGATGAGGAATACCGGGCGGAAGGAATTGAAGTGGTGAAAGATCTGTCGGATTGTGATATCATCATGGGCGTGAAGGAAGTGAATATCGAAGACCTGATTCCCGGAAAGAAATTCCTGTTCTTCTCACACACGATCAAAAAACAACCTTACAACAGAAAGTTGCTTCGTGCAATTTTAGATAAGAAAATCCAGCTGATTGATTACGAGGTGCTGAAATCCAAAGAAAACAAACGCATTATCGGTTTCGGGCGTTATGCCGGGATTGTCGGAGCTTACAACGGAATCCGTGCTTACGGCGAGAAGACAAATACCTTTCATTTGAAACCGGCCAACGAATGTTCCGGCAGAAAGGAAATGGAAGACGAATTACACAAAGCGGTGTTTCCTCAAAACATGAAATTGGTGTTGACCGGTTTCGGGCGGGTAGGTTACGGAGCGCGTGAAATCATGGACTTATTGCCGTTTACAGAAGTAAGCCCGGAAGAATTCCTGAGCGAAGAATTTGATACTCCTGTGTTTACCCATCTGGAAATTGAGGACTATTACAAGCGCAAGGACGGAAAACCGTTCAGTAAATCCGAATTCTATGCAACACCTGATATTTACGAATCAAGTTTCAAACGTTACTCGGAAGCAGCTGATATTTATGTGGCTTGTCACTTTTGGAGCAGTAAATCACCGTTTATCCTGACGGAAGAAGATTTGCGATCCGATAAAAATAAGATCCGCGTTATTGCAGATGTTTCCTGTGATATCCAGGGTCCGATCGCTTCTACAATCCGTTCTTCCAAGATCGCCGATCCTTTCTACGGATACGATCCGAAAACAGGTCAGGAATGCGATTGGGCACAACCGGATGCGATCATGGTGATGGCGGTAGATAATTTACCGTGTGAATTGCCGAAAGATGCTTCGGAGGATTTTGGAAATGAATTGATTAAATCTGTTTTCCCGCATTTGTTCGGTGATGATCCGGATAATATCATCGGAAGAGGTTCCGAAACGGACCTGAATGGAAATTTAACATCTTACTTTGCATACCTGAACGATTATGTCAATCAGGTGACAGCTTAA
- a CDS encoding MFS transporter yields the protein MAIQKGDKKVIRGWVMYDWANSVYNLVISSAIFPIFYDNVTTKYFKQTHHYDLEKSLPDGVNVTVNFFGWELSNSALMSFVLSASFLCVSFFSPFLSGIADYLGNKKRFLQFFCYLGAASCMTLYFFDPAKIELGLTSLFFASIGFWNSLVFYNAYLPEIAEPKDHDKISARGFSMGYFGSMLLLIICLVLIQTKTLEARWCFVLVGIWWLFFSQFTYRVLPNSGKKEIREKGYIWKGFRELRHVFVEFRQTIRLKKYLTAFFFFNTGVQTVMLMATFFAKKEIDWPMKDGKPDDSGLIIAILLIQLLGAGGAFLMSRISRSIGNIRTLGISIVIWIGICVAAFFIKTPVQFYALAATVGLVMGGVQAMARSTYSKFLPETEDHASYFSFYDATEKIGIVTGTLFFGVMEIIFNDMRFSVVSVAFFFVVGLLMLFRVPKNERSDLEAVYD from the coding sequence ATGGCAATACAGAAAGGCGACAAAAAGGTAATCAGGGGATGGGTGATGTATGACTGGGCAAATTCGGTCTACAACTTAGTAATTTCATCGGCAATCTTCCCGATTTTTTATGACAATGTAACTACGAAGTATTTCAAGCAAACGCATCATTATGATTTGGAAAAGAGTTTGCCGGACGGAGTTAACGTGACGGTCAATTTCTTCGGATGGGAACTTTCCAACTCCGCATTGATGAGTTTCGTGCTTTCTGCCTCGTTCCTATGTGTATCCTTCTTTTCACCTTTCTTATCAGGAATTGCAGATTACCTGGGAAATAAAAAACGGTTCCTGCAGTTTTTCTGCTACCTGGGAGCGGCTTCCTGTATGACGCTTTACTTCTTTGATCCGGCTAAAATTGAATTGGGCCTCACCAGTTTGTTCTTTGCCAGTATTGGGTTTTGGAACAGTTTGGTATTTTACAATGCCTATTTGCCTGAAATCGCCGAACCGAAAGACCACGATAAAATTTCGGCAAGAGGTTTCTCCATGGGATATTTCGGATCAATGCTCTTATTGATCATTTGTCTGGTGTTGATTCAAACAAAAACACTTGAGGCAAGATGGTGTTTTGTCCTTGTTGGAATCTGGTGGTTGTTCTTCTCACAGTTTACCTACCGCGTACTTCCGAATTCGGGTAAAAAAGAAATCCGTGAAAAAGGATATATCTGGAAAGGATTCCGTGAATTGCGGCATGTTTTTGTGGAATTCAGACAAACGATCCGCCTGAAAAAATACCTGACTGCGTTTTTCTTCTTCAATACCGGTGTTCAAACCGTGATGTTGATGGCTACTTTTTTTGCCAAAAAAGAAATTGACTGGCCTATGAAAGACGGAAAACCGGATGACAGCGGATTAATCATTGCTATTTTGTTGATCCAGCTATTAGGAGCAGGAGGGGCATTCCTGATGTCCCGGATTTCAAGAAGCATCGGAAATATCCGCACATTGGGAATTTCCATTGTGATATGGATTGGTATTTGCGTTGCGGCATTTTTCATTAAAACACCGGTTCAGTTTTATGCGCTTGCGGCAACCGTTGGTTTGGTAATGGGAGGCGTACAGGCCATGGCACGTTCGACTTATTCTAAATTTTTACCGGAAACAGAAGATCACGCCAGTTATTTCTCATTCTACGATGCTACTGAGAAAATCGGTATTGTGACCGGAACACTGTTCTTCGGGGTAATGGAGATCATTTTCAACGACATGCGTTTCTCGGTTGTATCTGTGGCATTCTTCTTTGTAGTGGGATTGCTGATGCTGTTCCGCGTGCCGAAGAATGAGCGCAGTGACCTGGAAGCAGTTTACGATTAA